The following proteins are encoded in a genomic region of Corticium candelabrum chromosome 19, ooCorCand1.1, whole genome shotgun sequence:
- the LOC134194547 gene encoding uncharacterized protein LOC134194547, translating to MRSATTCGFTFILLIIVGPSLVLSHWCNVTNEDAVQYIVTQDVQRVIKLLSNHYDSGRNYTLIKKLLGNISSIMLHGSDMIKLLPRHSYENYYMSDLNATIATLREWYLISDQFWKTLQKNVTSLSNR from the exons ATGAGGTCGGCAACTACTTGTGGTTTCACTTTCATTCTACTTATCATCGTTGGGCCAAGCTTAGTCCTAAGCCATTGGTGCAAC GTTACAAATGAGGATGCAGTTCAATATATTGTCACTCAAGACGTTCAACGAGTAATCAAGCTGCTGAGCAACCATTACGACAGTGGCCGCAATTATACGTTAATAAAGAAGTTGTTGGGAAATATCAGTTCAATTATGCTGCATGGTTCGGATATGATCAAGCTACTCCCAAGACATTCATACGAAAACTATTATATGTCAGATCTAAACGCAACAATTGCCACTTTACGAGAATG GTATCTCATATCAGACCAATTTTGGAAAACATTGCAAAAGAATGTGACCTCTCTTTCAAATCGGTAA